In Zygosaccharomyces rouxii strain CBS732 chromosome F complete sequence, a single window of DNA contains:
- the GNT1 gene encoding glucose N-acetyltransferase (similar to uniprot|Q12096 Saccharomyces cerevisiae YOR320C GNT1 N-acetylglucosaminyltransferase capable of modification of N-linked glycans in the Golgi apparatus) — MRLVTKRKLRYLLFTLLLALIVSFTCNAVVESQLNKEIRFYKVYFEQKKDGLQGIYNPLAIKQIPEETIDALYAYKMNKVAKHGETIDWSKFAYVNYATDIDYLCSTFIMFQNLKRYGTKAKLHLMVSNQMLSPDNEFSQSANMLLQRIRNLDPEQVVVKPVESTYKPNDQSEWKDSLTKLQVFNQTEYDRVIYLDSDAELKDSMDELFFIPSYIKFAAPLAYWFFDDKDLEAAYHDVKVAEKSPINLARYTDKLSVRIKKDQMIYNHLPNLPPPLFLNTENVAQDIINSRPSLLQMLGVPTGGSQSSKAKFASTVMVINPSSDTYEEIIHWLLPQVLKSKNKFDMDLINEELYNMRRTIYYNFKLFRRLKTEYLPELLVLPFGRYGLLSGSIKNSDHYPMIKNDVLGYRRLDTDGHEFPKTLEDYVKDCKYVHFSDSPIGKPWNYGSLEDIKCRVDAEQSENVEEQKEVCALWNTLYSSHMTNRHLCML; from the coding sequence ATGAGACTCGTTACGAAACGCAAACTCAGATACCTGCTTTTCACCCTTTTATTGGCATTGATTGTTTCGTTTACTTGCAATGCAGTCGTTGAATCACAGCTGAATAAAGAGATTAGATTCTATAAGGTATATTTTGAGCAGAAGAAGGATGGTTTACAAGGGATTTATAACCCCTTGGCCATTAAGCAGATCCCAGAAGAAACTATAGATGCTCTTTATGCTTACAAGATGAATAAAGTTGCTAAACATGGAGAAACGATTGACTGGTCAAAATTCGCCTATGTGAATTATGCTACAGATATTGATTATTTGTGTAGCACTTTTATTATGTTCCAAAACCTGAAAAGGTATGGTACGAAGGCTAAATTGCATCTTATGGTCTCTAACCAGATGTTGAGTCCTGATAACGAATTTAGTCAGTCCGCAAATATGCTTTTACAGCGTATCAGAAATTTAGATCCTGAGCAAGTGGTTGTTAAACCTGTGGAAAGTACGTACAAGCCCAATGATCAGTCAGAATGGAAGGATAGTTTAACCAAATTGCAGGTTTTCAATCAGACGGAATACGATCGTGTCATCTATCTGGATAGTGATGCAGAGTTGAAAGATAGCATGGATGAATTGTTCTTTATTCCTTCCTATATTAAATTTGCAGCACCATTGGCGTATTGGTTTTTTGATGATAAGGATTTAGAAGCCGCCTACCATGATGTCAAGGTAGCTGAAAAATCCCCTATTAATTTGGCTAGATATACTGATAAACTTTCCGTTAGGatcaagaaagatcaaATGATCTATAACCATTTAcccaatttaccaccacctttgTTCCTAAATACCGAAAATGTGGCTCAAGATATTATCAATTCAAGGCCTTCTCTCTTACAAATGCTTGGAGTACCTACAGGTGGAAGTCAAAGCAGTAAGGCCAAGTTTGCTTCCACAGTTATGGTGATTAACCCTTCCTCTGATACCTATGAGGAAATCATTCACTGGTTGCTGCCTCAAGTTCTGAAGAGTAAGAATAAATTCGATATGGATTTAATCAATGAAGAGCTTTACAATATGAGAAGGACCATctattacaattttaaacTATTTAGAAGGTTAAAGACTGAGTATTTGCCCGAATTGCTGGTGCTACCCTTTGGTAGATACGGTTTATTGAGTGGATCCATTAAAAACTCTGATCATTACCCGATGATCAAAAACGATGTGCTAGGTTATAGAAGGTTAGATACCGATGGTCATGAGTTCCCCAAGACATTAGAGGATTACGTGAAAGATTGCAAATACGTGCATTTCTCAGATTCACCAATCGGTAAACCTTGGAATTACGGATCTCTTGAAGACATCAAATGTCGTGTTGATGCGGAACAATCGGAGAATGTGGAAGAACAGAAGGAGGTCTGTGCACTTTGGAATACGCTGTATTCTTCCCACATGACCAACAGACACTTGTGCATGTTATGA
- the HSH49 gene encoding U2 snRNP complex subunit HSH49 (similar to uniprot|Q99181 Saccharomyces cerevisiae YOR319W) translates to MSSNSNRDTSIYVGNIDPKVTKAQLYELFVQISPIRRIRYPKDKVLQIHQGYAFVEFYSVEDVQYVLRVMNNVVSLYDRTLRIRRVNGPGTNNSVNAKELSLLPLAKVFVKNVDESIDNVHLSKIFGKFGPLASLPEIFYLSHGQLRCAFVYFRDYTHSDAAIKSLDNQLVVNRRINLDYAIKENSQQNSKYGSDVDRLLNKEALNHEML, encoded by the coding sequence ATGAGCTCTAACAGCAATCGTGATACCAGTATCTACGTGGGGAACATTGATCCCAAAGTTACTAAAGCCCAACTCTATGAGTTATTTGTACAAATAAGTCCCATTCGCAGGATCAGGTATCCTAAGGATAAAGTCCTACAGATTCATCAAGGATATGCATTTGTAGAGTTTTACAGTGTGGAAGATGTACAGTATGTCTTACGTGTCATGAATAATGTTGTTTCCTTATATGATAGGACTCTAAGAATACGAAGAGTCAACGGCCCCGGCACCAATAATTCCGTAAATGCCAAAGAATTATCGCTTCTGCCGTTAGCTAAGGTGTTTGTTAAGAATGTGGATGAGTCGATCGATAACGTACacctttcaaaaatctttggaaaatttggtcCCCTAGCAAGTCTACCAGAAATCTTCTATTTATCCCATGGTCAATTAAGATGTGCATTTGTATATTTCAGAGATTACACACATTCTGATGCTGCTATCAAGTCTTTGGATAACcaattggtggtaaataGACGaataaatttggattatGCAATTAAGGAAAATAGTCAACAAAATTCTAAATACGGGAGTGATGTGGATAGATTGTTGAACAAAGAAGCTCTTAACCATGAGATGCTATGa